The following proteins come from a genomic window of Corynebacterium crudilactis:
- a CDS encoding glycosyltransferase family 87 protein — protein MDQHKVSRVSPGDSEPVARDFIDAIGGRFGRFAQVGTQRFWTPLRVLIATSLAFLAVGFLTKANCIQGTRSAEGLVSLNWSGNRQYTSACYNDIVPLYGGRGINAPGFPYAFSWQEGDLTRYMEYPVLGGIFQWVCGMVTRFLYPVVDAIPFHTLPESGFYFIVTALTLSFFWVMVIRMMVELTENRVWDTVLVAASPLVAVHAFTNWDTPAIAAVVAAMLAVKRGNPLLAGLLIGSGTAFKLWPLYLLGAYLVLAIKNKTFKPFIVMAATAAVTWLVVNIPVMIAYPEAWNEFLRLNRERGAEWTTIYQVIDRNLPVDLADPVALNVLSFALFGGACLAILVLGLKAQRTPRVAELAFLIVAAFLLFNKVWSPQYSLWLVPLAVLAFPQWKVLFPWMVVDAMVWPILMWHMLGAENNGLPHGMLDLIVISRDAFIVVMIVGVVRQMMGRCADPVLDAHAGRDPLAGPFAVRVGVEKRLRK, from the coding sequence ATGGACCAGCACAAGGTAAGCCGCGTATCGCCTGGTGATAGTGAGCCAGTAGCACGAGACTTCATTGATGCCATCGGTGGTCGGTTCGGTCGTTTTGCACAAGTGGGGACGCAGCGGTTTTGGACTCCCCTCCGGGTATTGATTGCTACATCTTTGGCTTTTTTGGCTGTCGGTTTTTTGACTAAGGCGAATTGTATTCAAGGAACACGAAGTGCAGAAGGCCTGGTTTCGCTCAACTGGTCTGGAAACCGGCAATACACTTCAGCTTGTTATAACGACATTGTTCCGCTGTACGGGGGCCGCGGAATTAATGCTCCAGGTTTTCCTTATGCCTTTTCCTGGCAGGAGGGCGATCTCACTCGCTATATGGAATATCCAGTGCTGGGTGGAATTTTTCAGTGGGTTTGTGGCATGGTCACCAGGTTCTTGTACCCGGTTGTAGATGCCATTCCGTTTCATACGCTTCCTGAATCTGGTTTTTATTTCATCGTCACAGCACTCACCTTGAGTTTCTTTTGGGTGATGGTGATCCGCATGATGGTGGAGCTAACTGAAAACCGAGTGTGGGATACCGTGCTGGTTGCTGCTTCTCCCCTGGTTGCTGTCCATGCTTTTACTAATTGGGATACTCCTGCCATCGCTGCTGTGGTGGCTGCGATGCTTGCTGTGAAACGGGGAAACCCATTGCTGGCCGGTCTGCTAATCGGTTCTGGTACAGCTTTCAAATTGTGGCCGCTATATTTGCTGGGCGCGTATTTAGTCTTGGCTATTAAGAACAAAACCTTTAAGCCTTTTATCGTCATGGCTGCCACGGCTGCAGTGACTTGGCTGGTGGTGAATATCCCAGTGATGATCGCATATCCAGAAGCATGGAATGAGTTTTTGCGTCTCAACAGGGAACGCGGTGCTGAGTGGACCACCATTTATCAGGTGATTGATCGTAATCTTCCGGTGGACTTGGCTGATCCGGTTGCACTTAATGTGTTGAGTTTTGCATTGTTTGGTGGCGCTTGTTTGGCCATTCTCGTTTTGGGGCTCAAAGCCCAGCGCACCCCCCGCGTCGCTGAGTTGGCTTTTTTAATTGTGGCTGCGTTTTTACTTTTCAATAAAGTCTGGAGTCCACAGTATTCTTTGTGGCTGGTTCCTTTGGCTGTACTGGCATTTCCCCAGTGGAAAGTGCTGTTTCCGTGGATGGTTGTGGATGCCATGGTGTGGCCGATTTTGATGTGGCATATGCTCGGGGCGGAAAATAACGGGCTCCCCCATGGGATGCTGGATCTCATTGTGATTTCTCGAGATGCCTTCATTGTGGTCATGATTGTAGGAGTAGTCAGACAAATGATGGGGCGATGCGCTGATCCAGTATTGGATGCGCACGCTGGGCGTGATCCCCTGGCCGGGCCGTTTGCGGTGCGGGTGGGCGTCGAAAAGCGTTTAAGGAAGTAA
- a CDS encoding transglycosylase domain-containing protein — MTNTNNSSAKKSSGKRRLKGAKDTKGHAVRNSIIGVIAAAILIPAIVFMGAYIVVDVPEPEELVSPQVSQIYASDGETELARIVPPEGNRQMVTIDQVPDTVSNAVLAAEDREFYTNPGFSISGYARAALGVITGNPSAGGGSTITQQYVKKAVVGDERSLIRKAKELVYSAKMANEWSKDEVLEAYLNTVYFGRNAYGVQAAAHAFFDKPVEDLSAAEGALLAASIQRPSQLDPWVNPVEAESRWSYVMDGMVETGAITAEERATATYPETTDPANNRAYTEATGTNGLIKNQVMAELSEIGITEEDVQNRGLRVTTTIDPNAQEGAVDAVHDQLETLSENNRAAVVSIDPHSGAVRAYYGGEDATGWDFANAPIQTGSTFKIFGLAAALQQGIPLSQPYSSAPVTVGDARIGNVGGTGCGSCSIEQALLHSYNTSFIRLQQDLENGSQDTADMAHSLGIAKSLPSIPETLTENGETPYEGIILGQYESRPLDMASAMATIANEGIWHRPHFVAKVETVSGEVLYEFEDGEGERRVSEKVALNLLKAMGPVASYSNGNALADGQVSASKTGTTQLGDTGANKDAWMLGAAPQLATAVWVGTSDNTPLYNTWGGNMYGSNSPATIWKATMDQALETTPLETWDTVPSLGYGNPPVPEYVWTPTPSTGGNEAEAPAVETPVEDPNAVIEPPVVDPNVPAEGADNGQVEILPGLTIPGDLLGIG; from the coding sequence TTGACGAATACTAATAATTCTTCTGCTAAAAAGAGCAGTGGCAAAAGGCGTCTAAAAGGCGCTAAAGATACTAAGGGCCATGCAGTACGAAACTCCATCATTGGTGTTATTGCTGCGGCCATTTTGATTCCTGCAATAGTTTTCATGGGCGCGTACATCGTGGTGGATGTTCCGGAGCCTGAAGAACTGGTATCACCACAGGTTTCGCAAATTTATGCTTCCGATGGTGAGACCGAACTGGCACGAATCGTTCCGCCAGAAGGTAACCGCCAGATGGTAACGATTGATCAGGTTCCTGACACCGTGAGCAATGCTGTTTTGGCTGCGGAAGACCGAGAGTTTTACACCAACCCAGGTTTCTCCATCTCTGGTTATGCGCGTGCAGCCCTTGGCGTGATCACGGGCAACCCATCAGCTGGTGGTGGTTCTACGATTACACAGCAGTATGTCAAAAAGGCTGTGGTGGGCGATGAACGTTCGCTTATCCGTAAGGCTAAGGAGTTGGTCTATTCCGCAAAGATGGCCAATGAATGGTCTAAGGACGAAGTCCTTGAGGCATACCTCAACACTGTGTACTTCGGCCGAAACGCCTATGGTGTTCAGGCTGCAGCGCATGCATTCTTTGACAAGCCAGTTGAAGATCTCTCCGCTGCAGAAGGTGCTCTTTTGGCAGCCAGCATTCAGCGCCCAAGCCAGCTTGATCCGTGGGTAAACCCAGTTGAGGCTGAATCGCGGTGGAGCTATGTCATGGACGGCATGGTGGAAACTGGTGCGATTACTGCGGAAGAACGAGCAACAGCTACGTACCCAGAAACCACTGATCCAGCCAACAACCGTGCTTATACAGAAGCAACCGGAACCAATGGCTTGATCAAGAACCAGGTCATGGCTGAGCTATCAGAAATTGGTATTACCGAAGAAGATGTGCAAAACCGTGGTTTGAGGGTCACCACAACCATTGATCCGAATGCTCAGGAAGGCGCAGTTGATGCAGTACATGATCAACTGGAGACCCTTTCAGAGAACAACCGTGCAGCTGTCGTTTCTATCGATCCACACAGCGGCGCAGTGCGTGCATACTACGGTGGCGAAGATGCGACTGGTTGGGACTTTGCAAATGCTCCAATCCAAACTGGTTCCACTTTCAAGATTTTCGGTCTAGCTGCTGCACTGCAGCAAGGTATTCCACTGTCACAGCCTTATAGTTCTGCGCCGGTAACTGTTGGCGATGCGCGGATCGGAAATGTTGGCGGTACTGGTTGTGGTTCCTGTTCTATCGAGCAGGCCCTGTTGCACTCCTACAACACCAGCTTCATTCGTCTGCAGCAGGATCTGGAAAACGGCTCCCAAGACACTGCAGATATGGCGCATTCATTGGGTATCGCAAAGTCTTTGCCATCTATTCCAGAGACTCTGACCGAGAACGGTGAGACCCCTTATGAGGGCATCATCTTGGGCCAGTATGAGTCCCGTCCTTTGGACATGGCTTCTGCAATGGCAACAATTGCCAATGAGGGCATCTGGCACCGTCCACACTTTGTGGCCAAGGTTGAGACCGTCAGCGGCGAAGTGCTTTATGAATTTGAAGATGGCGAAGGTGAGCGCCGAGTTTCTGAAAAGGTGGCTTTGAATCTTCTCAAGGCGATGGGACCAGTTGCTTCTTATTCCAACGGCAACGCTCTTGCCGATGGGCAGGTTTCTGCATCGAAGACCGGTACCACTCAGCTCGGTGATACTGGTGCGAACAAGGATGCTTGGATGTTGGGTGCTGCTCCGCAGCTAGCTACCGCAGTCTGGGTAGGTACTTCTGATAACACTCCGCTGTACAACACTTGGGGTGGCAATATGTACGGCTCCAACTCCCCTGCCACTATCTGGAAAGCAACGATGGATCAGGCGTTGGAAACAACTCCTCTAGAAACATGGGATACCGTTCCATCTTTGGGCTACGGCAACCCACCTGTTCCGGAATACGTGTGGACGCCGACCCCAAGCACTGGTGGTAATGAAGCGGAAGCCCCAGCGGTGGAAACACCTGTGGAAGATCCAAATGCAGTAATTGAGCCTCCAGTAGTTGATCCCAATGTTCCTGCCGAAGGTGCAGACAATGGTCAGGTAGAAATTCTGCCAGGATTGACTATCCCAGGTGACCTCTTAGGAATCGGCTAA
- a CDS encoding DUF5318 family protein: MVQYQNEISHQLARRQTLRQFRAGLVQKDAICDAEFILVTASKYHGDLTDYPCPICGSEDLRVVLWVYGDEIGKAAGSARREEEIEQLLKNGRQATVHTVEVCPVCKWNHLLKAETATAS, translated from the coding sequence GTGGTGCAATATCAAAATGAGATCAGTCACCAACTAGCTCGTAGGCAGACACTCCGTCAGTTTCGGGCGGGGTTGGTGCAAAAAGACGCAATTTGTGATGCCGAGTTCATCTTGGTCACTGCGAGCAAATATCACGGAGACTTGACAGATTATCCTTGTCCGATTTGTGGCAGCGAGGATTTGCGTGTGGTGCTGTGGGTTTATGGCGATGAAATCGGTAAAGCTGCGGGATCAGCCCGCCGTGAAGAAGAAATTGAGCAGTTGTTAAAAAATGGGAGGCAAGCGACGGTGCATACAGTTGAAGTTTGTCCTGTCTGTAAGTGGAATCACCTGCTTAAGGCAGAAACCGCGACGGCCAGCTGA
- a CDS encoding MarR family winged helix-turn-helix transcriptional regulator, translated as MLADMPNVNAEELAVRVRPALTKLYVLYFRRSANSDLSGPQLTILSRLEENGPSRISRIAELEDIRMPTASNALHQLEQLNLVERIRDTKDRRGVQVQLTDHGREELERVNHERNAEMARVLEMLPPEKLARTEELVDIITELAEVYGNWKETDSGS; from the coding sequence ATGCTTGCAGACATGCCTAATGTAAACGCCGAGGAGTTGGCAGTCCGCGTGCGACCCGCGCTGACTAAACTTTACGTTCTTTATTTCCGCCGCTCCGCGAATTCTGATCTTTCGGGTCCACAGCTCACTATTTTGAGCCGCCTGGAAGAAAACGGCCCTTCCCGCATCAGCCGTATCGCTGAACTCGAAGATATTCGTATGCCTACCGCTTCCAATGCACTCCACCAGCTGGAACAGTTGAATCTGGTTGAGCGTATTCGAGATACCAAGGATCGTCGTGGTGTGCAGGTTCAGCTCACCGATCATGGCCGCGAAGAGCTTGAGCGTGTCAATCACGAACGAAACGCTGAAATGGCGCGAGTTCTTGAAATGCTGCCTCCTGAGAAGCTGGCACGCACCGAAGAGCTAGTTGACATTATTACTGAACTAGCAGAGGTGTACGGTAACTGGAAAGAAACCGACAGCGGTTCTTAA